The segment CAAGATGTAGCATCAATTTGGCACCATTTCTTAGAGCGGACAGCCGACATTCGCTCTGGATTGCCTTTTTGAACGAGGCCACCATCGGTTACTAATGCTAACTTTATTACTTTTGAACGAATAGGCTCGGCTGGAGGAACTTGTTCATGCTTCACCATCGGAACTTCCGTTTTCCATGATTCCCGATAGTATTTAGATAAAGCCATTTGAACAGCCCGTTTTGCAGCATGTTCGTCCCAAACGATATTTTTTTTCAAGCCGCTAGAAACTAAATAATCTACCTCTTCTTTTGAAAGAGATTCTCCACATACTTTCTTATATAAAATACTTCCCATGCGCGGCATACTTTTTTTCATATCAACAGCTGAATTTCCCGTTTTAACAATCCATAATTGTTGACGGTAGCGTTCAACCGCAGGGCTAGCAGGATCAAGGCCGGTTATGACTGGAATAGAAAGTTCCTCTTTTACCGCGGAGCTAACAGACGTACAGGCCTCACCATATCGTCCTGCTGCAAAAGCTGGACCAGCTATGAAACCCTCAGCTTTGTATGGCCGAATTAATTCGAGTATTTTTATTAGAGCGGAAGGTTCTTCTACGAAATAATTATCACCGCATATAACCGTACCTATTACTTTTATGGATCCATTAGACGATTGCTCTAATAAACGTCCAGGTCCCACAGCACCTTCAACTGTATATGGTGCGATCCCAGCTTTATCTTCTCCACCTATACCTCCAAAAAACTGGTTAAGATAATGAACTACTCGTACTGGTTTGGTTTCTATCATTCATTCACGCTCCTTTCTATGATTCTGTAGGATCTAAACTTCAATCATTCCTACCTTCGAAGCTCCTAATTGACTAATAGCCCCACAAATATGGCGATAATGTACTAGAATAGGCTCATGTGCATCATGATAGTTTCCACTTTGTTCACTTATAAGATGATCGACGTTCGTTCCACCAACAACAATTTCCTGTCCTGGCAGCTCAACCGTTTCATCGAAAATACCTGCCGATGCTAAGGCATTAGCCGCATCTGAATGGGCTGACAACGAATCTTTGATTGTACCATTTCCCATCGTAGACCAAATAACTGAAGATGTACTAACTCCGTTTTCTTCAAGTAATTCGATAGCAGCCATCAAATCAGATTCCGGTATTCCGCCACCTAACTTTGTTAAGACAGCTATGTCCGAATTTAATATTTCATGAACAAGATTTGAAATCATCGTTGCCGTTCGGGCTCTCTTTTCACGCGTTATATGTGCAACACAAATGACAACTCCAGTGAAGTTAATATCTTTACCATGTCGATCGTATAGCTCCAACAAAACAGGATTATTTATAAATGTATACGTATCTATACCTAAGTTCCAAAATGGAGCAATTACCGCGCCGTCCAATACCTCATTGGGATGTAAAATTGTCGGTAGCAGCCCTGAAACATCATCACCATACAAGATCGGTTCGCCTGTCTCTGATTTTTGATGCGATGCAATCATAAAAACATAAGCAGCATTGGGTAATTTATAGTCACCCGTTTCCAGAGAATAGGTTTTTGTTATTGGACATTGTTGAGAAGTTGCAGCAGTTCTAGCTAAATAACTTCCTATTCGTAATCCTATTTTTTTTAGCGCTAGATAGTAAACTGCTTGACTTATTTCTTTTTTTGGCTCTGCTCGGAATGCTACATGAAAAAATTCAGAATATGGTGTTAACGTAGCACCAATTCCAGCCATATCTAACAGCTTATTGTCACGCTCTTCAATTGATGAAATAGCAAGCACAGCGAAATTTTCTAATGCAGCAGAATCACCATCACCAACTGTTTGGGCTGGCCCAAGCACTCCAGGATAGTTGACTGAATTCTCACCTAACCGGGCCTGAGCAGGTAACACATCAAATATATTAACTACCCGCGTATTTGTACCTGGAAGAACTAACTCAATATCTGTTATTACAACCTGATCGAGGTCGCCTTTTTGACTTAATTCCTTCATTAGATCATCATAATTAATTGAAAGCGTACCAAACTGATAGTTAGTCGTTTCTCCCCAGTCTATCGATGTAACAGGATATTGATATTGCTTGAGTTTCATAGATTTCCCCCTACTCCTTAGACAGTGGTATTTTCACTTACTTTCTGATTAAGACCGTAAAGATCAATGGCGTTTTTAGCCTTTATTTTATCGCGCATTTCCCTTGGCAAATGATTTAACACCATACCAGGATGATCGAAATCCCAATGAGGATAGTCAGATGAAAACATAATAATATCTTCTGCATCACACATTTCAAAAATCTGCCTTAAGTGAAGAGGATTCTCAGGTTCTTCAATTGGCTGTGTTGTTAATCGAATGTGCTTTTTAATATATTCTGATGGCTTTTTCTTTAACCATGGCACCGTATCACGCAACGCCTTATAATTTTTATCCATGCGCCACATTAAATGCGGCAACCAACTTATTCCTCCTTCAATTGCTACAACAGTTAGGTTAGGGAATTTTTCAAAAACACCTTCACATACAAAGCTATTTACCTGTGCCATAAAATTAGTTGGAAGCAGGTTATGGTATTCAAAATATCGAGTTGGGAATCCGGATGGTGTCGGAGCTCCAGTGAGTGTGCTACCTTCCATACCTGGATGTAAGCCTACAGGCAATCCGTTTCGTTCGGCTGCTTCATAAATAGGATGATAAAATCTTTGACCATATAACTTCGGTGAGGCACTAGCCATCATCACCTGAATCATATCAGGATGCTTAGCCATTCTTTCAATTTCCTTCACAGCCGCTTCAGGATCACTCGGATTTATTAAAATACTACCTTTATATTTAGGGCTAACGCTTAACCATTGTTCTACCATGTGGTCATTATGTGCTGAAATTACTCCATTTGCATAATCAGGGTCATAGTGGACACAAAGTCCTAAAGTAAGTGTTGAATGTGTTAGGATTGCATAGTCGATATTGTATTTGTCCACATGGTGTTCTAGTAGAAAATGAGGGTCACTACCCGGGTTTCCACCACTTGGTGTATAGGCATCTTTTCTTCGTTGCCCAATTTGACTATAGTAGCCACTTACATTCTCACCAGTATCTAGCCATTGCTTATGCCAAACTTTTGGTAAGTAAGGAAGTAGTTCTGCACGACTTCCCAATGAATTATGTACATCTGTATCAATTAATTTTGGTGTATTATCAGGTGTTGTATTTGACATTCTATTCCACTCCTTTTTTCACAACCGGTTATTTAGGATAATTTGAAACTTCTACCAAATTATTATCAGGGTCACGGAAATAAATGGATTCTAGCTGTCCTAATGCTCCAGCTCTCATAATTGGTCCTTCTTCTATTTCAACACCTTTAGCTTTAACATGTTGTATTACTTCTTCAATAGGAGTTGATGCGATTAAACAAATATCCGCAGAGCCAGGTGTAGGATTTTGCGCCCTTATCGGTACTTCACTGCCAAGTTCATGGAGATTGATCCGTTGCTGCCCAAAAGCCATCGTCTTCCACTTCCCACCATATACTTGAACTTCCATACCTAAAACATTGCTGTAAAAGTCTACTGTTCTCTCAACATCTTTAACTGTTAAAACGATATGGTCAATTCGGTCGATTATCATTGTACTCCTCCTTACCAACTTAATATAAAGTTACAAAAAAATAATTATGAAGATTCAGTTAATTAATCAAAAGTTTCTCCTGCTCACACAATACTAAAAAGAAATGAAAACGTTTACTTAATAAGTTATTAAAACTTCTCACTTTATTGGATGTTCGTTTTATGTGCTCATTTTTGGAAAATTTTAAATAATATAATTAATACTATTTAACTACATTTAGCATCCAAAATCATTGTAATTAACAACAAAATATTGTCTTTTTTTTATTATTATTTAGTGCATATTACCAAAAATAGGCTGATTTATTTTTCTAAATTATTTAGAATCGTTAGAATTAATAAGATTGTTGAATCTTTAACTGACTTTGGGTTAAGCTGTGTTAATTGTGTAATACATTCTAAGCGATATGTTAATGTATTACGGTGTATGTGTAACTGTTTGGCGGTTGTAGCTAAATTATGATCATTTTCAAAAAGAACTTCTAATGTCTTAATTAGATCTGAAGGTAACTTATCAACAGGATATTGTGTTAAAAGTTCTTCCCTTATTCCAGATGGAAGCTGGTCAATAATCCTAATTAAGCCCCATTCTTTAATATGACTAATAGCAGCATGTTTTTCAAACTTATTCATTAAGGTTATACTTTGTCTCGCCTCCATATAGGAGCGACGAAATCCTTCTATATCTTTATATCTATTACCAATTCCTATATGAGTTAAGAAGGCGTCTTTATATTTGTCATTTAACAATCGATGTACTTTCTCAGCAATTTCCAACTCTACCTCAATTGTTTCTAAAGACAACCCAATAAACACTAAACTATCTTCGATTAAAGTAAGAAGTGTATTTTCTGGCAGCATATCCTTAATTCTTTGCAGCATTGCTGTTTTCTGTTCATTTTTCTTAATAAAATCATCTAAGTTGGAGGAACATTCTAAATCCTTTAATTCTATTAAAAGCACACTGCAGTCCTTTGTTAAATCTATATGTAAAAAGTGATTGGCATGTCTTCTAAGTCTTTTTTCATCTAATGTATCAGGACTAATAAGCTCCATTACCCATGAGTACAAAAGCTGCTGTTTAAATTGTGTTTGCTTTTGCATATATTCTTGTTGCAGCATTAGCTCTACAGTTATCTTTGTCATTTGAGTTAATTGCATCAACTCATGAGGATCCCCTGTTATCCCTACCACACCAAGAATGTCACCCAAAAATTCTATTGGCAAATTAACGCCTGCTTTTGTACCGGAAAATAGTTTTGTATCTTCGTTATATATGATTAAAGGTTGTTTCGACTGAAGAATCTTTAAAGCTCCTTCATGAATACTGTCTATTCGATTTTCATCAGTGCTGGCAACGATAATGCCACGATCATCCATGATATTAATATTGTAATTCATCATGGTCATAAGTTTTTGAACGATCGGGATTGCAATATCATGGTTAATTTTCATAGCATCAACTCCTACTGTAAATACACAGTTTCTACCATACAAACCGTGAAAAACTTGTTAAAATCCCTCGTTTTGAAGAGAATTTTATCGTAAAAACGAATTTGATATTACATATACTATAATAATAATTCTGAAAAGTCAAAACTATTTGAATTGATTTATTGAAAATTTAGTAGATTAGTATATTATTACTACATAAGTATTGGAAAATAAGCCTATTAACATTAGAAAAACACCTCACTTGCCGTTAATGGCAAAAGGTGATGTATCTAAAGGCTTGCTTTTCTTATACTTTATTCCTTTAGCGAAGTTAAACTTTCTTAAAGCATAAAAAAAGTCTATCCCAGCGTTAAGCTTAATGCTTTATCACTAGAGATAGACTTTTTATACTTTTCATAAAATTACCATACCTGTAAAATATCTGCTTTATCAACTGCATCCCACACACTTACAACTTCAAATCCAGCTTTTTTCCACCTTTCATCACTTGTACATTCCCTTAACACAACTAAAACATTTACATTATATTCTGTTAATTTTTTTGCATGCTCGAAGCCTTGATCATCATAACCAAGAATAGCAATAGTTTTTCCGCTAAAATAAGACAGCATTTCATCTAAACTATCAGACTTCATCACTTCGATCGCCTCCTTCGTTGTTGAAAAACAATCTCTTTCTTGAGTCTATTTTTTGTTATTTCCTGCAGGTGCTACTAGTTACGTTACATTACTTCCATGGATCTACACTAACATGAATTGCTCCACTTACACCTTCTCCGCCGACCGTTTTCAATGCTAAATCAACCTCATTTAAACCAAAATCATGTGTACACATTTCATGTAATGGATACTTTTCTGATGCAATCAGAGCAATTGCACGCTCGACTGATTCGTAGCTATGACCACGAACACCTTTCATTGTGATACACTTAGACATTAATTTATCGCTAAAAAACCCTGGAATTTCCTGATGTTTCTTTCCGCCGATAATAATCGTACCTCTTATTTTTACTACTTCCATTGCTAACGTTACTGTTGCAGGACCACCAGCAGCTACATCAATAACAAGATCAACCATTTCACCGTTCGTAATCTCGGAGACTTTATCGACAAGATCATCTTTTTGAACATCAATTGTATAATCGGCACCGAATTTTTTGGCAACTTCAAATCGGTCCTTATCTGCTGTCAAGCCACTAACAATAATTGTATCGGCACCTGCTTGTTTCGCGGCGAGCACGCAGCTTAGTCCTTGTTGTCCTGGACCTTGAATTAATACGGTTTTCCCAGGCCCTGCACCGCCCTCATTAATTGTCCACTCAATGCCATTACCTAATGGCAAGGCTAGTGCTGCTTGATTAGCTGGAACATGGTCTGGTACCTTATGAAAAACTGAATTGGGATGTAAATATAAATATTGGCTATAACCGCCCCAAAGTGAAGGCTGTTCTGAAGTCCCTGTAAAACCAAATCGAATTCCGCCATTCCATTTATCTGTAGCCGAACATAAACGAAATTCACCCGTTCTGCAGCGGCGACAATGACCACATGGCAAATATTCCTCTAACGCTACGCGGTCACCTTCTTTTACACCCCAGCGCTCTTGAGCATACTTACCAACCTTTTCTATATAACCAACAACTTCATGTCCTAATATACGCGGCCCCTCATCCTTTTTATAATCCGGCCAATCACTACCGCATACACCTGATATTTCAACCTTGAGCAATCCTGCATCGTCTGGGATATCAGGAATATTGAAAGCTTGTACTTCTGTTTGTTTATGACCAACCTGTACAGCGGCCATGACCTTTTGGCTATTCATACCTTACCTCCTAAAATAAACTCTGTTTTTCCAACTTACTTGCATACGATAATGAAAGCGGGAAAACAATTCCCGCTTTCAATCATATCTACTAGTTTTCTAAGCTTTACTCTGCTGACTTGTTACTGCATTACTTGATTTTTCTTTCTCATGAACAAAGTCGCCATCAACTGTTGTTAAAACATCTTTTGCTCCAATTTGGAATGGAATGCCCTCAGGTAATACAACTGATGCAGATCGTACATTATGAGTTTCTGGCTCAAGAGCAGGAGGTGTACCACCCGCCTGTAAGGTTTTCACCGCATTTAGTAAGATTCGTCGTGCAGCAATAATCGCAGCATCACTGGAGCCCAAACGCTCTTGAGATCTATCAGCAATGGCACCTTGTGTTTCTTGTACTGCACTATCCTGTGCACCAATTCCAAGGATGCCTGTATAAGATTTTCCACTTGCTTGAAGTTCACGATCTATTAAATAATCATTATCTTTATTTTGTTTTGGTCTTAATGTACCAGGAATCAGCTCCATATGGATACCTCTTCCTTGTTTTAAGACGTCAATTTCATGCTCTGTTAAAGGTCGTGTAGGATTCCAGTTAATATTCCATGTATAAACATTTTCATCATCCATTGGAACCCATGCATGCGCACCTCTAGGAGCGTTTTCAAATGGAGGAATCATCGTATACCATG is part of the Bacillus sp. Marseille-P3661 genome and harbors:
- a CDS encoding glycine/betaine/sarcosine/D-proline family reductase selenoprotein B gives rise to the protein MIETKPVRVVHYLNQFFGGIGGEDKAGIAPYTVEGAVGPGRLLEQSSNGSIKVIGTVICGDNYFVEEPSALIKILELIRPYKAEGFIAGPAFAAGRYGEACTSVSSAVKEELSIPVITGLDPASPAVERYRQQLWIVKTGNSAVDMKKSMPRMGSILYKKVCGESLSKEEVDYLVSSGLKKNIVWDEHAAKRAVQMALSKYYRESWKTEVPMVKHEQVPPAEPIRSKVIKLALVTDGGLVQKGNPERMSAVRSKKWCQIDATSWSKLSEDLVDVNHGGYDTRLVAADPNRLIPLDVVRELEKEGQIELHPYIYSTAGVATAIEDAAGFGREIAIELRNAGIQAAILTSTUGTSTRCGAAMVKELERANIPVAHICTITNVALEVGSNRVIPSASVLYPTGNPKLSLEEELRFRKEIVIQALKSIQAEIGAATIFEYA
- a CDS encoding glycine/sarcosine/betaine reductase component B subunit, producing the protein MKLKQYQYPVTSIDWGETTNYQFGTLSINYDDLMKELSQKGDLDQVVITDIELVLPGTNTRVVNIFDVLPAQARLGENSVNYPGVLGPAQTVGDGDSAALENFAVLAISSIEERDNKLLDMAGIGATLTPYSEFFHVAFRAEPKKEISQAVYYLALKKIGLRIGSYLARTAATSQQCPITKTYSLETGDYKLPNAAYVFMIASHQKSETGEPILYGDDVSGLLPTILHPNEVLDGAVIAPFWNLGIDTYTFINNPVLLELYDRHGKDINFTGVVICVAHITREKRARTATMISNLVHEILNSDIAVLTKLGGGIPESDLMAAIELLEENGVSTSSVIWSTMGNGTIKDSLSAHSDAANALASAGIFDETVELPGQEIVVGGTNVDHLISEQSGNYHDAHEPILVHYRHICGAISQLGASKVGMIEV
- a CDS encoding amidohydrolase family protein, with translation MSNTTPDNTPKLIDTDVHNSLGSRAELLPYLPKVWHKQWLDTGENVSGYYSQIGQRRKDAYTPSGGNPGSDPHFLLEHHVDKYNIDYAILTHSTLTLGLCVHYDPDYANGVISAHNDHMVEQWLSVSPKYKGSILINPSDPEAAVKEIERMAKHPDMIQVMMASASPKLYGQRFYHPIYEAAERNGLPVGLHPGMEGSTLTGAPTPSGFPTRYFEYHNLLPTNFMAQVNSFVCEGVFEKFPNLTVVAIEGGISWLPHLMWRMDKNYKALRDTVPWLKKKPSEYIKKHIRLTTQPIEEPENPLHLRQIFEMCDAEDIIMFSSDYPHWDFDHPGMVLNHLPREMRDKIKAKNAIDLYGLNQKVSENTTV
- a CDS encoding VOC family protein yields the protein MIIDRIDHIVLTVKDVERTVDFYSNVLGMEVQVYGGKWKTMAFGQQRINLHELGSEVPIRAQNPTPGSADICLIASTPIEEVIQHVKAKGVEIEEGPIMRAGALGQLESIYFRDPDNNLVEVSNYPK
- a CDS encoding CdaR family transcriptional regulator, whose protein sequence is MKINHDIAIPIVQKLMTMMNYNINIMDDRGIIVASTDENRIDSIHEGALKILQSKQPLIIYNEDTKLFSGTKAGVNLPIEFLGDILGVVGITGDPHELMQLTQMTKITVELMLQQEYMQKQTQFKQQLLYSWVMELISPDTLDEKRLRRHANHFLHIDLTKDCSVLLIELKDLECSSNLDDFIKKNEQKTAMLQRIKDMLPENTLLTLIEDSLVFIGLSLETIEVELEIAEKVHRLLNDKYKDAFLTHIGIGNRYKDIEGFRRSYMEARQSITLMNKFEKHAAISHIKEWGLIRIIDQLPSGIREELLTQYPVDKLPSDLIKTLEVLFENDHNLATTAKQLHIHRNTLTYRLECITQLTQLNPKSVKDSTILLILTILNNLEK
- a CDS encoding zinc-dependent alcohol dehydrogenase, whose amino-acid sequence is MNSQKVMAAVQVGHKQTEVQAFNIPDIPDDAGLLKVEISGVCGSDWPDYKKDEGPRILGHEVVGYIEKVGKYAQERWGVKEGDRVALEEYLPCGHCRRCRTGEFRLCSATDKWNGGIRFGFTGTSEQPSLWGGYSQYLYLHPNSVFHKVPDHVPANQAALALPLGNGIEWTINEGGAGPGKTVLIQGPGQQGLSCVLAAKQAGADTIIVSGLTADKDRFEVAKKFGADYTIDVQKDDLVDKVSEITNGEMVDLVIDVAAGGPATVTLAMEVVKIRGTIIIGGKKHQEIPGFFSDKLMSKCITMKGVRGHSYESVERAIALIASEKYPLHEMCTHDFGLNEVDLALKTVGGEGVSGAIHVSVDPWK